In the genome of Magnolia sinica isolate HGM2019 chromosome 2, MsV1, whole genome shotgun sequence, one region contains:
- the LOC131225995 gene encoding DNA topoisomerase 2-like — METEENEETLEVGRVARASDYEYLLLMPIETLMLEKVQELLAEKGKQEMEVEELKKETPKSLWMKDLDAFITALDEHEKEEAQVEEVTGQMEGRAGKPLAKASRQVGKNPRKSNTKKANEADTIVESVASVSTTAKTGHVSEGVKPKSRGAPKKAPARNQKMPTAIDSEEEDDEVLELKERLTTYNIDSPSDQTGI; from the exons ATGGaaacagaagaaaatgaagagacacTGGAGGTGGGAAGAGTTGCAAGAGCAAGTGATTATGAGTATCTACTATTGATGCCGATTGAAACCTTGATGCTAGAAAAGGTTCAAGAGCTGTTGGCTGAAAAGGGAAAGCAAGAAATGGAGgtggaggaattgaagaaggaaacTCCGAAGTCTCTGTGGATGAAAGATCTTGATGCTTTCATTACAGCACTTGAT GAGCATGAGAAGGAAGAAGCCCAGGTGGAGGAGGTGACAGGACAGATGGAGGGTAGGGCAGGCAAGCCTCTCGCTAAGGCTTCTAGACAAGTTGGAAAGAACCCAAGAAAGAGCAACACCAAGAAAGCCAATGAAGCAGATACTATTGTTGAATCTGTAGCATCAGTTAGTACTACAGCTAAAACTG GACATGTTTCTGAGGGGGTAAAACCCAAAAGTAGGGGAGCTCCGAAGAAGGCTCCTGCTAGAAAT CAGAAAATGCCAACTGCCATtgatagtgaagaggaagatgatgaggtgCTCGAGCTGAAAGAACGACTGACAACGTATAACATTGATTCTCCTTCAGATCAAACAGGTATATGA